From the genome of Streptomyces xanthophaeus:
GCCGCTCGAGTATCCGGCGCTCGGGGACTCGTAGGCGGCCGGGACGCGGATCGGGGCGATCTGCGGAGTGCCGCGTTCGGCGACGAGGGAGTCGTAGATGGGGGTGTCCGGGAAGGAGGGCGCGGAGTAGTAACCGCCGCCATAAGTGGAGCGGGGGGAGGTCATGGGACCTAAGTTAAGCCCACGACTTCACCGGGTCCATAGCGAGGTGTCGTCAACCCCGCGCTGACCTGCATATTCCCAGGTCAGGGCCTCACCTTTCACTTGACGTTCACGTGCACGATTCGCCACTTCCGCCCCATCTTGTTCGTACTCGTACTCACCGGTCGGGTGTTGCACCGACTTCGCGCTGACGCAGCGTCACAACGCGGTGACCTCGGATGACTCTGTTCCGGGGGGCAGTTCGCCGTTTCAGGATTCACTGGGACGGGCATAGGTTCGGCCCTTCCAGGACGCCCCGCGGCCCCGGTAGTGCTGCACGGCCGAGTCGACGGTCATCAGGAGGTACAGCAGCGCGGTGAACGGAAGCAGCGGAGCGAGTGCGGCCGGCTGGCGGTAGTACCGGAGCATCGGCAGGTAGGTGCCGGCCATCAGCAGCCACGCCAGGCCGCCCGCCCAGGCGATGTCCGGACGCCCGGCCGCGATCCCCGTCAGCAGGGCGGCGGGGGGTACGAGGTAGACGAGCACCAGCCCGGCCACCGTCCCGGCCAGCAGGAGGGGCTGGTGGCGCAGTTGCGCGTAGGCGCTGCGCGAGACCATCCGCCACAGGTCCGCGAGCGCGGGGTACGGGCGCACGCTGTCCACCCGCTCCGCGAGTCCCAGCCAGATCCGGCCGCCGGAGCGGTGCACCGCGCGGGCGAGGGACACGTCGTCGATGACCGCCTGGCGGATGGAGTCGGGGACCCCGGCCCGCACGGCGGCCGTGGTGCGCAGCAGGACGCAGCCGCCGGCGGCCGCCGCCGTCCGGGCGGAGGGCCGGTTGATCCGGCGGAAGGGGTAGAGCTGGGCGAAGAAGTACACGAAGGCCGGTACGACGAGGCGCTCCCAGAGGCCGACCACCCGCAGGCGGGCCATCTGGGAGACGAGGTCGAGGTCCGCGGAGGTGGCGGCGGCGACCAATTCGCGCAGACTGTCCGGTTCGTGTGCGATGTCGGCGTCGGTGAGGAGGAGGAAATCGGGCTCGGTGGCGTGCGCGGTGCGGGCGATCCCGATGCCGTGCCGGAGTGCCCAGAGCTTGCCGGTCCAGCCGGGTGCGGGGTCGCCGGGGGAGACGACGGTGAGCGGGAGCCCGGGGTACTCGCGGGCGAGCCGGCGCGCGAGCTCGCCCGTGCCGTCGGTGCTGCCGTCGTCGACGAGGATCACCTCGGCCTCGCCGGGATAGTCCTGGGCGATCAGCGAGGGCAGGCTCCGCGGCAGCACCTCGGCCTCGTCCCGGGCCGGGACGACGATCGCGACGGACGGCCAGCGGGCGGGGGCCGTGCGCGGCGGGAGGCGGACGTCGGTCCGCCAGAACATGCCCTGGGCGAGGGTGAGCCAGAGCCAGGCGGCGAGGGAGGCGTAGGCCGCGCAGGCGGCGGTGAGGAGGCCCATGCCGGCAGTGTGCCGGGCCGGGGCGTACGTGTCCCGCACCCGCACACCCCGGGTGCGGCGGGCCTCCCGGCCGGGGGCGCGGTGGCCTCGCGGCGCGTGTGCGGTGGACTCCTGGCCCGGATGCGGTGGCCTGCCGGCCGGGGTGCGGGGGCCTTCCGGCCTGGATGCGGGGCGTTCCCGGTGGGGGAGTGGCGGCCGCGGAGCGCGTGTGCGGCGGCATCCCGGCCCGGGGGTGGGCGGCTTCGCTGTTCTCCGCGCGCTCCGGCGCTCCGGGGGCTTTCGGTTCTGCCTGGGCGGGGGTCGACTAAGGTGGCCGGGTGAAGATCGCGCTCATGGACTCCGGAATCGGCCTCCTCGCAGCGGCCGCGGCGGTGTGGCGGCTGCGGCCGGACGCGGACCTGGTCGTGTCCTCCGACCCCGACGGGATGCCCTGGGGTCCACGGACCCCCGCCGACCTCACCGAGCGGGCACTTGCCGTCGCCCGGGCCGCCGCCGCGCACCGCCCGGATGCGCTGATCGTCGCCTGCAACACCGCGACCGTGCACGCCCTGGACGCCGTGCGGGCGGAGCTGGAGCCGGCCATCCCGGTCATCGGGACCGTACCGGCGATCAAGCCCGCCGCGGCCGCGGGCGGCCGGGTGGCGATCTGGGCCACCCCCGCCACCACCGGCAGCGCCTATCAGCGCGGGCTGATCCGTGATTTCGCCGCCGGGGCCCGGGTCACCGAGGTGCCCTGCCCCGGGCTCGCCGACGCGGTGGAGGCGGCCGACGACGCCGCCGTGACGGCCGCCGTCGCCGCGGCCGCCGCGCTGACCCCGGCCGACGTCACCGACGTGGTGCTCGGCTGTACGCACTACGAGCTGGTCGAGGGCCCCATCCGCGCCGCCCTCGCCGCGCGGACCCTGGGGGCGGAGCTGGTCTACCACGGTTCCGCCGAGCCCGTCGCCGTCCAGGCGTTGCGGCGCCTGGGGCTGCGGCCCGAGCCCGACCTGCCGCGTACGGGCGGACTGACCGTGCTGCGCAGCGGGCGCGAGGGGGCCCTGCCCGCCGCCGCGCTCGCGTACGCCGAAGGCAGGCTGCTCGCGGGCCAGAGCGCGCCCGTCGGCTGACGGAGCCCGGACGCGGCCTGTAGGGGTCTTGCCGATCAAGGCGGGATCGCGGTGGCCGGTGGGGCATCGTGCCTCGCTGCGGTGTCCTCGGTCGCCTTGCGATCCCGGCGCCGCCCCGGCCACCGCTCCCTGATCCGGCCTGATCGGCAAGACACCCCTCCCTAGCGCCCCCCCCGCGAGACGAATCGTCTTGCATGCGGTCCGGACCCGGTCTACGGTTGTCCGCGTAACGAGACGGAGCGGTCCGTCTCGTATCGCTTGGAAGGAGGATCGCCCTTGCGTGCTCCACTCGCCACCACCCGGATCGTCCTGTCCGAGGTCACCAAGAGCTACGACACCCGCGTCGTCCTGGACCGCGTCAGCTGTACGGTCCGGCCCGGCGAGCGGGTCGGCGTCGTCGGGGACAACGGGTCCGGCAAGTCCACGCTGCTCCGGCTGCTCGCCGGACGGGAGCGCCCCGACCACGGAGAGGTCGCCGTCACCGCCCCCGGCGGCCTCGGACACCTCGCGCAGACCCTCGACCTCCCGCCGGCCGCCCGCGTCGGCGAGGCCGTCGACCTCGCCCTCACGGACCTGCGCACCCTGGAACGCCGCATCCGCGCCGCGGAATCCCTCCTCCACCGGGCCGGCCCCGAGGAACTCGTCGCGTACGGAGACCTCCTGGCCGCCTACGAGGCGCGCGGCGGCCGCGATGCCGAACGGCGCGTCGCGGCCACCCTGCACCGCCTCGGCGAACGCGCCGAGCTCGACCCGGACCGCCCGCTCGGCACCCTGTCCGGCGGCCAGCGCTCCCGGCTCGCCCTCGCGGCGACCCTCGCCGCCGAGCCGGAACTCCTGCTGCTCGACGAACCCACCAACGACCTCGACGACGAGGCGGTCGCCTGGCTGGAGGACCATCTGCTCGCCCACCGCGGCACCGTCGTCGCCGTCACCCACGACCGGCTCTTCCTCGACCGCGTCACGACCGCCGTCCTCGAAGTGGACCAGGACGGTCGTACGGTACGCCGCCACGGCAACGGCTACGCGGGCTACCGTACGGCCCGCGCCGCCGAACGGGCCCGCCGGGAGCGGGAGTACGAGCAGTGGCGCGAGGAGGTGCGGGACGCCGAGCGGCTCGCCGACACCAACATCGGGCGGTTCGCCGCGATCCCGCGGAAGCTCCCGCGCGGCTTCAGCGGAGCCGGTGCCTTCCGTGCCCGGTCCCGGACCCACGGCGCCGCGAGCCGCGTCCGCGCCGCCCGTGAACGGCTGCACCGCCTGAGCGAGCGCCCGGTCGAGCCGCCCCTGCGACCGCTGGTCTTCACCGGCCGGTTCACCGAGGGCTCGGCGGGAGTGGTGGAGATCGCCGGAGCAGCCCTGCCGGGACGGCTCGCGCCCGTCTCGCTCACGCTGGCGCCGGGGGAGCGGCTCCTGGTGACCGGACCCAACGGCGCCGGGAAGTCGACCCTGTTGCACCTGCTCGCGGGTGAACTGGAGCCCGCGGTGGGCAGCGTACGGACGCCGCCGCGGGTCGGACTGCTCCGGCAGGACGACCCGTGGCAGCGCGAACCGCGTTCCGTCGTCGAGGTGTTCGGCCGGGAGTACGCCGACCGGGTGGCGGGTGACGGGCTGCTCGCCCCCGACGACCTCACCCGGCCCGTACGCGCGCTCTCGGCCGGCCTGCGCCGCAAGCTGGAGCTGGCCCGGCTGGTGGCGCGGCCCCTCGACCTGCTGCTGCTGGACGAGCCCACGAACCACCTGGCCCCGGCCGTGGCGGAGGAACTGGAGGCGGCCCTGGCCCACTTCGGCGGCACCCTGGTCCTCGTCACGCACGACCGGCGGCTGCGCGCGTCCTTCCGGGGGCGGCGCCTGGAACTTCAGCGGGAGCCGGCCGCCGCGAGCCGCTGAGCCAGCGTACGCAGGTCGTCCGCGTCCAGGACCCGGTCCCCAAAGCCGGGCAGCGGCACGTGCAGCGCCGCCGTCCAGCGGGCGGGGACGGCCGCCTGGCCGTACCGGGCCCCGGCCAGGGCACCGGTCACCGCGGCCACCGTGTCGGTGTCCCCGCCCAGGTCCACGGCGGCCCGAACCGCCTCGGCGAAGCCGGTGGTGGTCCGCAGTGCCCACACGGCCGAGCCCAGGCACGGCCACACCGCCCCGTTGAACTCGGTGGCCAGCTCCGGATGCCAGTCGGGGGCGAGCACACGACCGTAGCGCTCGCGGTGGCCCGGATGCACCGCGGCGAGCGTCGCGGGGAGCGCGGCCAGCGGGTCGGCCCCTTCCAGGGCGACGCGGACGAGCTCGTGCAGGATCGCGGTTCCCTCCCAGGCGGCCCGGTCGCCGTGCGTCAGGGCCGCGATCCGCCGGGCGGCTTCCATGGTCCCCTCCCGCCCGGCGGGGGCGAAGTAGACCGCTGAGGTGGCGGCCCGCATCAGGGAACCGTTGCCCGCCGCCCGTGCGTTGATCTGGAAGTGCAGGGCCGCGGCGAGGTCCCAGGACTCGCCGTTGGTCAGCACGTCCTCGGTCTGCAGCCCGATGTCCTTGGGCTGCCCGGCCGCCCACCGCCGGAACCGGCCGAAGATGTCGGGGAGTTCGAGACCGCCGCACTCCAGCAGGGACTCCGCGACGAGGACGGCCATCTGCGTGTCGTCCGTGGCCTCGCCGGGGTCCCAGCCGCCGCCCCCGGCCATCTCCGCGCCGCGCGCGGTCAGTTCCCCCGCCGCCCCGAACTCGTACGGCGCCTGGGGGGTGTCTTGCCGGTCAGGCCGGGCTCGCGGCGCCCGGCACCGCGCCTCGCCGCGTTGTCCTCGGTCGGCGACGCTCCGCGTCGCCTCCCTCGTCCGCCTTGCGATCCACGGCACCGACCACCGCTCCCTGATCCGGCCTGACCGACAAGACAC
Proteins encoded in this window:
- a CDS encoding glycosyltransferase; this encodes MGLLTAACAAYASLAAWLWLTLAQGMFWRTDVRLPPRTAPARWPSVAIVVPARDEAEVLPRSLPSLIAQDYPGEAEVILVDDGSTDGTGELARRLAREYPGLPLTVVSPGDPAPGWTGKLWALRHGIGIARTAHATEPDFLLLTDADIAHEPDSLRELVAAATSADLDLVSQMARLRVVGLWERLVVPAFVYFFAQLYPFRRINRPSARTAAAAGGCVLLRTTAAVRAGVPDSIRQAVIDDVSLARAVHRSGGRIWLGLAERVDSVRPYPALADLWRMVSRSAYAQLRHQPLLLAGTVAGLVLVYLVPPAALLTGIAAGRPDIAWAGGLAWLLMAGTYLPMLRYYRQPAALAPLLPFTALLYLLMTVDSAVQHYRGRGASWKGRTYARPSES
- a CDS encoding glutamate racemase is translated as MKIALMDSGIGLLAAAAAVWRLRPDADLVVSSDPDGMPWGPRTPADLTERALAVARAAAAHRPDALIVACNTATVHALDAVRAELEPAIPVIGTVPAIKPAAAAGGRVAIWATPATTGSAYQRGLIRDFAAGARVTEVPCPGLADAVEAADDAAVTAAVAAAAALTPADVTDVVLGCTHYELVEGPIRAALAARTLGAELVYHGSAEPVAVQALRRLGLRPEPDLPRTGGLTVLRSGREGALPAAALAYAEGRLLAGQSAPVG
- a CDS encoding ABC-F family ATP-binding cassette domain-containing protein: MRAPLATTRIVLSEVTKSYDTRVVLDRVSCTVRPGERVGVVGDNGSGKSTLLRLLAGRERPDHGEVAVTAPGGLGHLAQTLDLPPAARVGEAVDLALTDLRTLERRIRAAESLLHRAGPEELVAYGDLLAAYEARGGRDAERRVAATLHRLGERAELDPDRPLGTLSGGQRSRLALAATLAAEPELLLLDEPTNDLDDEAVAWLEDHLLAHRGTVVAVTHDRLFLDRVTTAVLEVDQDGRTVRRHGNGYAGYRTARAAERARREREYEQWREEVRDAERLADTNIGRFAAIPRKLPRGFSGAGAFRARSRTHGAASRVRAARERLHRLSERPVEPPLRPLVFTGRFTEGSAGVVEIAGAALPGRLAPVSLTLAPGERLLVTGPNGAGKSTLLHLLAGELEPAVGSVRTPPRVGLLRQDDPWQREPRSVVEVFGREYADRVAGDGLLAPDDLTRPVRALSAGLRRKLELARLVARPLDLLLLDEPTNHLAPAVAEELEAALAHFGGTLVLVTHDRRLRASFRGRRLELQREPAAASR